The candidate division WOR-3 bacterium DNA segment TGGCATCGTTTATTGACAAATACCTGAGCTCCTTATCCGAGATCGATGGTTTTATCTTAAAATATCGTTCGCCATCCTGCGGTATCAATAGCGTGAAAGTTTACAATGGGTTTCATTCCGAAGCGCGAGCCATAAGCGGTAAGGGATTCTTTGGTGCCGCGGTTCTAAATCGATTTTCCGGTCTCGCGATTGAAGATGAGGGGCGACTTAAAAACTTTACAATTCGCGAGTATTTTTTAACGAAACTATTCACTTTAGCTAACTTTCGGTCCGTCAAAAAATCTCGACGAATGGCTGAGTTGGTTCGTTTTCATACTATCAATAAATTATTATTTATGGCACACAGCCAAGTGAAATTACGGGAACTAGGACAAATTGTTGCCAACCCAGGTAGAGCTAAACTTGAGGTCGTATTTAGTAACTATGAGAAGACCTTATATCAGCTATTAAGCCGCGCCCCGACTTTTAAATCCTGGATAAATGTTATTATGCATGCGTTTGGAGGTATAAGCGATAGGTTGACAGCTAAGGAACGCGAATTTTTCTTAAATCTAATTGAAGAATATCGCGATGAACGGATT contains these protein-coding regions:
- a CDS encoding DUF523 and DUF1722 domain-containing protein, translating into MRSFARPNVVVSKCLGFAKCRYNGEIIYDYIVERLKPFVNFIPVCPEVEIGLGIPRYPVRIVLDTGTGQLHLYQPATKKDLTNEMASFIDKYLSSLSEIDGFILKYRSPSCGINSVKVYNGFHSEARAISGKGFFGAAVLNRFSGLAIEDEGRLKNFTIREYFLTKLFTLANFRSVKKSRRMAELVRFHTINKLLFMAHSQVKLRELGQIVANPGRAKLEVVFSNYEKTLYQLLSRAPTFKSWINVIMHAFGGISDRLTAKEREFFLNLIEEYRDERI